A genomic window from Erpetoichthys calabaricus chromosome 17, fErpCal1.3, whole genome shotgun sequence includes:
- the LOC114667649 gene encoding uncharacterized protein LOC114667649, translated as MLTTSAALLLTIVTGNSSVTLITPKSPVIGFVGGKVTLNVSIDPPFVAEEGTWALNSKVLLLWKGPNITFYQAGYTGRVVLDTITGSLVLHSLTVDDSGEYNVTISVNTQTLSGVVRLNVTEPTPPQSSMNEGRVAGIMIGSFLGGILGSVGIYFIIKLISWDPLNFKRYLPSSSSVKDHVSPEPPAGTSASRVYENMTSERRKENKALENDPNLDSIYTDLQLDEQSDYSTLQRQAMNTGERC; from the exons ATGCTGACCACCAGCGCAGCGCTCCTTCTGACTATCGTAACAG GTAACTCCTCGGTCACCCTAATTACTCCCAAAAGTCCCGTAATCGGCTTTGTTGGTGGCAAAGTGACACTGAATGTTTCAATTGATCCCCCGTTCGTGGCAGAAGAGGGGACGTGGGCTCTTAACTCTAAGGTGCTGCTTTTATGGAAGGGCCCGAACATTACATTTTACCAAGCTGGGTACACAGGAAGAGTGGTCCTCGACACCATCACGGGGTCTCTGGTTCTGCACAGCCTGACTGTTGACGACTCAGGGGAGTACAACGTGACGATCTCCGTTAATACGCAGACGCTGAGCGGGGTGGTCCGGCTAAACGTGACCG aaCCAACCCCACCTCAGTCATCTATGAATGAAGGACGAGTAGCAGGAATCATGATTGGTTCATTTTTAGGTGGGATTCTTGGTTCAGTTGGCATCTATTTTATTATAAAGCTCATCAG ctgggACCCCCTGAATTTCAAGCGGTACCTTCCTAGCAGCAGCAGTGTGAAGGATCATG TTTCTCCAGAACCACCTGCAGGGACAAGTGCATCACGAGTGTATGAGAATATGACATCTGAGCGGCGAAAG GAGAACAAAGCTTTGGAGAATGATCCCAATTTAGACTCCATTTATACG